In the Triticum aestivum cultivar Chinese Spring chromosome 2B, IWGSC CS RefSeq v2.1, whole genome shotgun sequence genome, GAAGTTGTTCTGAAGAACGCGTAGATGCATTGAGAGGGCCCAGTGTGTATCCCTCCATCTTGAGGGGTAAATCTCTTGCTTGACTTATCTAGCACTAGGACATGATTTTTGGTATACCTAAAAGTCACATTTATGATTACCCAGTTACTGTATAACATTTGGTGACCGGAAATATTTCATCCGGTATTCTGGTGTCAATGATTTGGAATACTTCATCATCAACAAACATGAGCAAATCTATAGGCCTGAACTAGGGATCCTTATGGTGTCTACCATTTCATACATGCATACAGGTTTTCCTTTAGAATCACATGTTCAAGAACTTATGCACATATACAGTATGAAACACAAACTTAATCAGGAATGTGAAAAAAATAGAATAATacttaataactttattattgcgtctggGGCATCtttccaacagtctctcacttTTGTGGTGCTGCTCATACTTTGGTGGAGCGAGAGACTTTTGTCCACGGTTCTGACACTTTAGTTGAGAAAGCGAGTACGTTCCCTTATTTGAAAATGCTTAAATTTAAACTTGCAAATAAATTATAAAGAAACGGAAATGCCCGCTTCATTCACACCCCTCCACGGCAGGTGTGGGAGTATCCCGGTCCAACCGGTACTGGTCGAGCGAGCGACCATCAAGGCCTATGCGATTAAACGTTGCGATGAACTCTCTAGCGGTGACGCTCCTGTAGATCGGGGGGTTGCGTCCATCGGTGATGGGGCCATACAACCTCGTCGATCTCTCAATGTTGGTGTTGAAGAAGGACGCCACAGAGACCCTAGCGGTGTCTTTGCTCTTGTTCGCCAGGACTCGGTGCTCCACACTCCTGAACTGGTCATTGCTGACGAGCTGCACATCATCAGAGTTGCATGTATATATTATTTCTCCGACAAGTACTTCGGGATGGAGGAAGTACAACTTATAGCGAGATGGATGGAGATGGAGGGTTGATATGCATGCCTGAAGAAGGTCGCCGATGTTGATGATGAAAGCGCCGGGCACGGGAGGGACATCCACCCAGGTCTTGCCGTCGACGAGCACCTGGAGGCCGCCCATGCCGTCTTGCAGGAGGACGGTGAGGAAGCCCGGGTCGGTGTGCCTCTTGGTGCCCCAAGTGAGATACGGCTCCGGACACGGTGGGTAGTATTGGCACACGGCGTTGAGGTTCTCCGCGCAGTCCATGTCGCGCAGGTGGTCGCTGCTCAGGCCAAGGGACTCCGACAGCAGCTCCAGCACGGACAGCCCCACCTTGGTCACCGCGTGGCCGTACTCCGTGACCACATCCCTGCATATATTTAATATTTTGGTCTCAACAAATCGAATATGGTATGAACTAGAAATCCATGATGGATCATGTATGATGCAGTCTAGTCTCTAGTGTATATACGTGTTCATGCATActgctccctccgttcctaaaggTGAGATGTTTTAGCTTTTTTCTGATTCAtctgtatgtagacatgttttgaTGTGTATGTTCATCCATTTCAAAATGTATTTAGTCCACATCAAAATGTGTAAAACATCTTATAGtacttaggaatggagggagtacctgacAGCCTCGGGCAGCTCTTCTGAAGGTGCCGGGTCCGgagcgaggtggaagaagagggtGTCGCGCCAGttggccgccgccgacgagaagaGGTCGAAGTTGGAGGCGAAACGCACCTTGCGAGCT is a window encoding:
- the LOC123043330 gene encoding DIBOA-glucoside dioxygenase BX6 codes for the protein MPSTESAAGVAWDRRRELQAFDDTKAGVKGLVDAGVTALPPIFRHSPESLESITSSNHVAGAIPTVDLAAPRREDAVALVRHAAGTVGFFQVVNHGVPAELMAGMLEGVRRFNEGPAEAKQAIYSRDQARKVRFASNFDLFSSAAANWRDTLFFHLAPDPAPSEELPEAVRDVVTEYGHAVTKVGLSVLELLSESLGLSSDHLRDMDCAENLNAVCQYYPPCPEPYLTWGTKRHTDPGFLTVLLQDGMGGLQVLVDGKTWVDVPPVPGAFIINIGDLLQLVSNDQFRSVEHRVLANKSKDTARVSVASFFNTNIERSTRLYGPITDGRNPPIYRSVTAREFIATFNRIGLDGRSLDQYRLDRDTPTPAVEGCE